A single Dreissena polymorpha isolate Duluth1 chromosome 14, UMN_Dpol_1.0, whole genome shotgun sequence DNA region contains:
- the LOC127857249 gene encoding snake venom metalloproteinase lebetase-4-like → MYISLKLVDISVKNVWTISTWEFAIFGLLPATVSIAGYAYLEAECQEKSVSIVSDEEDFYASKLIAHEIGHSLGCEQDGNRNPCPSQVGYAMEAGFLLANKKKWTFCTCSVDYIRKYLQVLNTNHTKCLTTTHQRSRARAGDDTRT, encoded by the exons ATGTACATAAGTCTCAAGCTTGTGGATATTTCGGTTAAAAAC GTATGGACTATCTCAACATGGGAGTTCGCCATTTTCGG TTTATTACCCGCAACGGTTTCCATTGCAGGGTATGCGTACTTAGAGGCGGAGTGTCAGGAGAAGAGTGTCTCAATTGTTTCGGATGAGGAGGACTTCTATGCCTCCAAGTTGATCGCGCACGAGATAGGGCATAG CCTTGGCTGCGAACAAGATGGCAACAGAAACCCGTGCCCAAGTCAAGTAGGTTATGCCATGGAGGCCGGCTTCCTTCTGGCCAACAAGAAAAAGTGGACTTTTTGTACGTGTTCCGTAGATTACATCCGGAAATACCTTCAGGTCCTCAACAC GAACCACACTAAGTGCTTGACGACCACCCATCAACGGTCACGTGCCAGGGCTGGTGACGACACTCGCACATGA